The following proteins come from a genomic window of Leptospira dzoumogneensis:
- a CDS encoding SpoIIE family protein phosphatase, translating into MDPLFFNFYSFGSILIVLYFLYAGFFFLTIKERSMAAFHLGVCALTTVFHNIGYFWGFISFEEGTIFHRVIAVAGPLMSFTQLVGFFIYFPEPRKKGILPGLIFYWLLYLGVLVVTGYYVFICWDAPRSFVPGSHYWDYEVHVFYSYFIYIILFYEVCYLVIGIWKAVIETGKERRSVIYILLSYAVITVVPGILNALSRNGTVARATYQQSFNLGMVTGMFLIMIVYVNATKERTTILNRIIGVSLATFFVCYQLVGYSILNGYERTYDEMKRRDSSIAVQEQKDPQGLAYIVSYDPEKNEFRSERGNKDSRFKKEDELEVRFFREKQKISNIGSLPAKERLERTEKILETSPNDFKAYAAGIRAFLRSKNNETVKDSDMEDYFRGIYGKLNIIRNKYSRLPDRKKQKSIEGLLVSADVGLSDTLAYVKQSAIQAVNSDRSAEQVSKIVLNSLAPIHFVGERIYRGTRIYSPSDPKPVMYLSYYFAPNPSGKIYEVGFEYKDYRIFHHDPSFILVASMVLTFFVIVIGFRFFFQNAIVVPMDEVVVGLTEVNSGNLEYRLTPRVEDEIGFIARSFNKMARSIQAARKRLEQYADELEEKVKDRTKELEKTLEEVKELKQQQDGDYFLTSLLIKPLGANKASSENVKVDFLIEQKKKFSFRRFNDEIGGDMNISNQITLRGQRYIVFLNADAMGKSMQGAGGALVLGAVCESIIERTRIVGSMKEQSPERWLKNAFIELHKVFESFEGSMLVSSVIGLIDEDSGTLYYINAEHPWTALYRDGKADFIEQDLMFRKLGTTGMDGKISVKTFQLLPGDVIIAGSDGRDDILIGNDEEGARIINDNEKLFLKLIEEGNGELSNIYESIKKVGSLTDDLSLVRISFKEEGGIERIQEKEKIRQLLRKAKERSQDKNIKEALSFLEEADSLDNRLPEVKKGLLKYHIRLKNYSKAAQFAEEYLNIRPVDKEILFIASYVARRARQFQKAQDFGERLLLREPDHVRNLINLTRISIALRNYERAKHLLREAQRLEPENSQVVKIKQALDKI; encoded by the coding sequence ATGGATCCGTTATTTTTTAACTTCTACTCCTTCGGTTCGATCTTAATCGTTCTGTACTTCTTATATGCCGGCTTCTTCTTTCTTACGATCAAAGAAAGAAGTATGGCTGCTTTTCATTTAGGAGTCTGCGCTTTAACCACCGTTTTTCATAATATAGGATATTTCTGGGGATTTATTTCCTTCGAAGAAGGCACAATTTTTCATAGGGTCATCGCAGTTGCAGGACCGTTGATGAGTTTTACCCAATTAGTAGGATTCTTCATCTATTTTCCCGAACCTAGAAAGAAAGGGATCTTACCGGGTTTGATCTTCTATTGGCTTCTTTATCTAGGAGTATTAGTAGTCACCGGATATTACGTTTTCATTTGTTGGGATGCTCCTAGATCTTTTGTTCCTGGGAGTCATTATTGGGACTATGAAGTCCATGTATTTTACAGTTATTTCATATATATAATCTTATTCTACGAAGTATGTTATCTTGTGATCGGGATTTGGAAAGCGGTCATAGAAACGGGAAAAGAGAGAAGATCCGTAATTTATATTCTTCTGAGCTATGCTGTGATCACAGTGGTTCCGGGAATTTTAAATGCACTTAGTCGAAACGGAACGGTAGCACGCGCAACATACCAACAATCCTTTAATCTTGGAATGGTTACTGGAATGTTTTTGATCATGATCGTGTATGTGAACGCTACTAAAGAAAGAACTACGATCTTAAACCGTATCATCGGAGTATCTTTAGCTACATTCTTCGTATGTTATCAATTGGTAGGTTATTCTATCCTGAACGGGTATGAAAGAACTTACGATGAAATGAAAAGAAGGGACAGCTCTATCGCGGTTCAGGAACAAAAAGATCCGCAAGGCCTGGCATATATAGTTTCTTACGATCCGGAAAAGAATGAGTTCCGATCGGAAAGAGGAAATAAAGACTCTAGATTTAAAAAAGAAGACGAGTTAGAAGTCCGTTTCTTCAGGGAAAAACAAAAGATCTCTAATATAGGAAGTTTGCCCGCGAAAGAAAGATTAGAAAGAACGGAAAAGATCTTAGAAACTTCTCCGAACGACTTTAAAGCCTATGCTGCCGGTATTCGTGCTTTTCTAAGGTCAAAGAATAATGAAACAGTAAAAGACTCCGATATGGAGGATTATTTTCGGGGAATATACGGAAAACTGAATATTATCCGAAATAAATACTCCAGGCTTCCTGATCGTAAGAAGCAAAAATCCATCGAAGGATTGCTTGTTTCTGCAGATGTAGGATTATCCGACACCTTAGCTTATGTAAAACAATCCGCAATCCAAGCGGTAAATTCGGATAGATCCGCCGAGCAAGTCTCTAAGATCGTGCTGAATTCTCTGGCTCCAATCCATTTTGTGGGAGAAAGGATCTATCGAGGCACAAGGATCTATTCTCCTTCCGATCCAAAGCCTGTAATGTATCTTTCTTATTATTTTGCTCCGAACCCGAGTGGAAAAATATACGAGGTAGGATTCGAATATAAGGATTATAGAATATTCCATCATGATCCTAGTTTTATCTTAGTGGCCTCTATGGTCCTGACATTCTTCGTGATCGTTATAGGATTTAGGTTCTTCTTCCAAAATGCGATCGTAGTCCCTATGGACGAAGTGGTCGTAGGGTTAACCGAAGTAAATTCAGGCAATTTGGAATATAGGCTGACTCCTAGAGTGGAGGACGAGATCGGATTTATCGCCAGATCATTCAATAAAATGGCGAGAAGTATCCAAGCCGCCAGAAAAAGACTCGAGCAATACGCAGACGAACTGGAAGAGAAAGTAAAAGATAGAACAAAAGAACTGGAAAAAACTTTGGAGGAAGTGAAGGAACTCAAACAACAGCAGGACGGGGACTATTTTCTTACCTCGCTTCTAATTAAACCTTTAGGGGCAAACAAGGCTTCATCCGAAAACGTTAAAGTAGACTTTCTGATAGAACAAAAGAAAAAATTCAGCTTCCGAAGATTTAACGACGAGATCGGCGGAGATATGAATATTTCCAACCAAATAACTCTCAGAGGTCAACGTTATATAGTATTCTTGAATGCGGATGCAATGGGGAAATCTATGCAAGGAGCGGGAGGGGCCTTAGTTTTAGGAGCAGTCTGCGAATCCATTATAGAAAGAACTCGGATCGTAGGATCTATGAAAGAACAGTCTCCGGAAAGATGGCTGAAAAACGCATTTATAGAATTGCATAAGGTATTCGAAAGTTTCGAAGGTTCGATGCTTGTATCTTCTGTGATCGGACTGATCGATGAAGATTCCGGAACATTATATTATATTAATGCGGAACATCCTTGGACCGCGCTTTATCGAGATGGAAAAGCTGACTTTATAGAACAAGATCTCATGTTTAGAAAATTGGGAACCACCGGAATGGATGGAAAAATTTCAGTGAAAACATTCCAATTATTACCCGGCGATGTGATCATTGCAGGCTCTGACGGAAGAGACGATATTCTTATCGGGAACGACGAAGAAGGTGCAAGGATCATCAACGATAACGAAAAACTTTTCTTAAAGTTGATAGAAGAAGGAAATGGAGAACTTTCTAATATATACGAATCTATAAAAAAAGTAGGTTCTCTAACAGACGACTTATCTTTAGTCCGAATTTCTTTCAAAGAAGAAGGCGGGATCGAAAGGATCCAAGAGAAGGAGAAGATCAGGCAACTACTTCGAAAAGCCAAAGAGAGATCTCAAGATAAGAATATCAAAGAAGCATTATCTTTCTTGGAAGAAGCGGACTCACTAGACAATCGTCTACCTGAGGTGAAAAAAGGATTACTTAAGTATCATATTCGATTAAAGAATTATTCCAAGGCTGCACAATTTGCGGAAGAATATTTGAATATTCGTCCAGTGGATAAAGAAATACTATTTATTGCCTCTTACGTAGCGAGAAGAGCCAGACAATTCCAAAAAGCCCAGGATTTCGGCGAAAGATTACTCTTAAGAGAACCTGATCATGTTAGAAATTTGATCAATTTGACTAGGATCTCAATTGCTTTAAGAAATTATGAAAGAGCAAAACATCTTTTAAGAGAAGCTCAAAGACTGGAGCCGGAAAATTCTCAGGTCGTAAAGATCAAACAAGCATTAGATAAAATATAG
- a CDS encoding esterase/lipase family protein, giving the protein MKLGKFAVSFARDTSLGVLSGVKSALTGSFEWCAKSLSQISETPTVNGTKFGEFLKDAGKSLGEAGSKTEEGLSRAFESTAQAMHTALEALSETESLIQRKVFENISVSSVVGESFAGMITTSEIQASFRLDGKDVSPEEVLADWKRSGSKKPILCVPGLFCDEGLWIKNGEPSFSEILIKENYYPFYLRFNPGAHISENGSKLLELVRKVLEDPELKKKKFDVVTYSQGGLVFRSALYSSKKEGNPISSNIQKVLFISSPDGGSYIEKVGFWLGLGAEALPVFPVQLVGYIGNQRSEAMKDLSHGIIREEDWKEGTHLGRYGKDKYFGELDEVDAYQIYSFVSEEEGDWSSWIGDGIVEKPSLTLFSDSIFRKKSNPETRVKILKGLSHYQIMPSPELREYFLKIFLGK; this is encoded by the coding sequence ATGAAGTTGGGAAAATTCGCAGTTTCATTCGCAAGAGATACTTCTCTTGGGGTTCTATCCGGAGTTAAATCCGCACTTACAGGTTCATTCGAATGGTGTGCAAAAAGTTTATCCCAAATTTCAGAAACACCTACAGTAAACGGGACCAAATTTGGAGAATTCCTGAAGGATGCAGGAAAGTCCTTGGGAGAAGCAGGAAGTAAAACGGAAGAAGGTCTATCCAGAGCTTTCGAATCCACTGCGCAAGCAATGCATACCGCATTGGAAGCATTGAGCGAAACAGAATCTTTGATCCAAAGAAAGGTATTCGAGAACATTTCCGTTTCCAGCGTAGTGGGAGAATCTTTCGCAGGAATGATCACTACTTCTGAGATCCAAGCATCCTTTCGTTTGGATGGAAAAGATGTAAGTCCGGAAGAAGTGTTGGCGGATTGGAAAAGATCAGGATCTAAAAAACCGATCCTTTGTGTGCCAGGATTATTCTGTGACGAAGGGCTTTGGATCAAGAATGGAGAACCTTCCTTCTCCGAAATTTTGATTAAAGAAAATTATTATCCGTTTTATCTTAGGTTCAATCCGGGCGCTCATATTTCAGAGAATGGATCTAAACTTTTAGAGTTGGTGAGAAAGGTCCTGGAAGATCCTGAACTAAAAAAGAAAAAATTCGACGTGGTGACTTATAGCCAGGGCGGACTCGTTTTTAGAAGCGCTCTCTATTCTTCTAAAAAAGAAGGAAATCCAATTTCTTCTAATATTCAAAAAGTATTATTTATTAGTTCTCCGGACGGAGGTTCCTATATTGAAAAGGTAGGATTCTGGCTGGGCCTTGGAGCAGAAGCTTTACCGGTGTTTCCTGTGCAACTAGTAGGTTATATAGGAAACCAAAGAAGTGAAGCAATGAAGGATCTTTCTCACGGAATTATACGGGAAGAAGATTGGAAAGAAGGAACACATCTAGGCAGATACGGAAAAGATAAATATTTCGGAGAACTGGATGAGGTGGATGCCTATCAGATCTACAGTTTTGTTTCGGAAGAAGAAGGGGACTGGTCTTCTTGGATCGGAGACGGGATCGTAGAAAAACCGAGTCTTACTCTTTTTAGCGATTCTATATTTCGTAAGAAGTCGAATCCGGAAACTAGAGTAAAGATCTTAAAAGGATTATCTCATTATCAGATTATGCCCTCTCCCGAATTGAGAGAATACTTTCTAAAGATCTTTTTAGGTAAGTAA
- the lvrB gene encoding hybrid histidine kinase/response regulator LvrB yields the protein MKTLKFLFLEDSSTDLELIQRELKRGGVEYIPVHVQDREEYLRAIEDEKPDFIFSDYSLPNFDGLSALTIAKEQCPTTPFIFVSGTYGEEAAIQTLTRGATDYVLKDRLVKLVPALRRAIREIEEHHALRRAEQEKFEIEEQLRQSQKVEAMGFLAGAMAHEINNPIMAIIDYAQLISKGEMDIDKAQKIASKIKQEGERISVMVKDLLRFARQEKASFEPVSVFALISKTRSIAEQRLKMSRIQLDLDVQPDLPSVMCKEGQILQVLLNLINNGIDALNQRYPEYNENKRMIISAKPEEIGGKSWVRITVEDLGSGIPQEIGKSIFNTFFTTKGADKGTGLGLSVSLGIVKEHGGFLSFESAANEYTRFFLDLPAV from the coding sequence ATGAAGACGCTAAAGTTCCTTTTTTTAGAAGATTCTTCTACCGATCTAGAGCTTATCCAAAGGGAGCTGAAAAGGGGAGGAGTAGAATACATTCCTGTCCATGTCCAAGATAGAGAAGAATACTTAAGGGCGATCGAAGATGAGAAGCCCGATTTTATTTTTTCGGACTATTCTCTTCCTAATTTCGACGGGTTGTCCGCATTAACAATCGCGAAAGAACAATGTCCTACTACTCCTTTTATATTCGTTTCCGGAACATACGGAGAAGAAGCGGCTATCCAAACTCTGACTAGAGGAGCAACTGATTATGTTCTGAAAGACAGGTTAGTAAAACTTGTCCCAGCTTTAAGAAGAGCGATCCGAGAAATAGAAGAACATCACGCTTTAAGAAGAGCGGAACAAGAGAAGTTCGAAATAGAAGAACAACTCAGACAAAGCCAGAAAGTGGAAGCGATGGGATTTTTGGCGGGAGCCATGGCCCACGAGATCAATAACCCGATCATGGCTATCATAGATTATGCCCAATTGATCTCTAAAGGAGAAATGGATATAGATAAGGCCCAAAAGATCGCTTCTAAGATAAAACAAGAAGGGGAAAGAATTTCCGTAATGGTAAAAGATCTACTCAGATTTGCCAGACAGGAAAAAGCTTCCTTCGAACCCGTAAGCGTTTTTGCATTGATATCAAAGACACGCTCAATAGCGGAACAAAGATTGAAGATGAGCCGTATTCAATTGGATCTGGACGTGCAGCCTGATCTTCCTTCCGTAATGTGTAAAGAAGGGCAGATACTTCAGGTACTTTTGAATCTGATCAATAACGGAATAGATGCGTTGAACCAACGTTATCCGGAATATAATGAGAATAAGAGAATGATCATTTCCGCAAAACCGGAAGAGATCGGAGGCAAGTCCTGGGTCAGGATCACTGTGGAAGATTTAGGTTCGGGAATTCCTCAGGAGATCGGTAAATCCATCTTCAATACGTTCTTCACTACTAAAGGAGCGGATAAGGGAACCGGTCTAGGACTTTCTGTCAGTCTTGGGATTGTGAAAGAGCATGGAGGATTTCTTTCCTTCGAAAGTGCTGCCAACGAATACACCAGATTTTTCCTGGATTTGCCTGCAGTCTAA
- a CDS encoding response regulator — protein sequence MNQSGNYDILYAEDNPNDAELTLRGFRKNNLVNQVFHVKDGEEALEFLFCRGRYEGRESGGKPLFVLLDLKMPKVDGLEVLREIKSDEKLRTVPVVMLTSSAEEKDIVESYKLGVNSYIIKPVEFEKLIVTVSEIGQYWCILNKSVH from the coding sequence ATGAATCAATCGGGAAATTATGATATACTTTACGCGGAGGATAATCCGAACGACGCAGAACTTACTTTAAGAGGTTTCAGAAAAAATAATTTAGTAAATCAGGTGTTCCATGTCAAAGATGGAGAGGAAGCTCTAGAGTTTTTGTTTTGCAGGGGAAGATACGAAGGAAGAGAATCCGGCGGAAAACCTTTATTCGTGTTATTAGATCTGAAAATGCCTAAAGTGGACGGTCTTGAAGTGCTGAGAGAGATCAAGTCCGATGAAAAATTAAGAACGGTCCCAGTGGTGATGTTAACTTCTTCCGCTGAAGAGAAAGATATAGTAGAAAGTTATAAATTAGGCGTAAACAGTTATATTATTAAGCCGGTTGAATTTGAAAAGCTGATTGTAACGGTATCTGAAATAGGACAATATTGGTGTATATTAAATAAATCGGTGCATTGA
- a CDS encoding ATP-binding protein encodes MGLLIGVSSWISNRNLTQSKDWESHTFSVLSRLENLASSVKETKIRFLLFLASGKKEDLEYYKTENQNLFFKLGELKYITRDNSTQQTGLSELEKILTKRDELVHKIGRSIFKNKEEETANAILENEIDRSIDKLKEKEISLLAERAYDSKSKEKITDWVLFLSISFNIFILAVLYRFLKKESDRRIEAENILFEKNNLMEHTLSEKEKVYKEILMIKSALDCASSNIMIADNDLKVVYTNRSVVNMFQAAKENIRNQYPDFSPEDLIGSCIDSFHAHPEKQRHILSTFTNSYKSSISIGGRQFNLSADPVIGDSGERLGSVVEWLDVTERNLKEFQINQLNHDLEENIRKLEYANRELEAFSYSVSHDLRAPIRGIDGFTKIMLEDYSTVLEPEALRLLNVIASNSKFMGQLIDDLLAFYRVSKLEPKSDSINMKHMVSDSIEIINQEYGSRSPIVEISELPPVRGDASMLKQVWLNLISNAYKYSSKSQNPFVEIGFVSGEGNRTFFVKDNGVGFDDQYSHKLFKVFQRLHSNEEFAGTGIGLAIVDRIVQRHGGKVWAEGKTGKGATFYFTIPNKE; translated from the coding sequence TTGGGCCTATTGATCGGCGTTTCTTCTTGGATCAGTAATAGGAATCTGACCCAATCTAAAGATTGGGAATCTCATACTTTCAGCGTACTTTCCAGATTGGAAAATTTAGCTTCTTCCGTAAAAGAAACCAAGATCCGATTTTTGCTCTTTTTAGCATCCGGGAAAAAAGAAGACCTGGAATATTATAAAACTGAAAATCAGAATTTATTCTTCAAACTGGGTGAACTCAAATATATCACCAGGGATAATTCCACTCAACAGACCGGCCTTTCGGAGTTGGAAAAAATACTCACAAAAAGAGACGAACTTGTCCACAAGATAGGTCGTTCTATATTCAAGAACAAAGAAGAAGAGACTGCAAACGCAATATTAGAGAATGAGATCGATCGTTCAATAGACAAGTTGAAAGAAAAAGAGATCTCACTTCTCGCAGAAAGGGCCTACGATTCCAAATCGAAGGAGAAGATCACGGATTGGGTCCTATTCTTATCGATCTCCTTTAATATATTCATCTTAGCCGTATTATATAGATTTTTGAAGAAGGAATCTGATCGTAGGATAGAGGCGGAGAATATACTTTTTGAGAAGAATAACCTTATGGAGCATACACTTTCCGAAAAAGAAAAGGTTTATAAAGAAATTTTAATGATCAAGTCCGCCTTGGATTGTGCTTCCAGCAATATCATGATTGCGGACAACGATCTAAAAGTGGTTTATACAAATCGTTCTGTAGTGAATATGTTCCAGGCCGCAAAGGAAAATATTCGTAACCAATATCCGGATTTTTCCCCTGAGGATTTGATCGGATCATGTATAGATTCTTTTCACGCGCATCCGGAAAAACAAAGGCATATTCTTTCCACATTCACCAATTCTTATAAAAGTTCCATTTCTATCGGCGGAAGGCAGTTTAATCTGAGCGCCGATCCGGTGATCGGCGATTCGGGAGAAAGGTTAGGAAGTGTGGTGGAATGGCTGGATGTGACCGAAAGGAATTTGAAAGAATTCCAGATAAACCAATTAAACCACGACCTCGAGGAGAATATTCGAAAATTAGAATATGCGAATCGGGAATTGGAAGCATTCAGTTATTCCGTTTCCCATGATTTGCGGGCCCCTATCCGAGGAATAGACGGATTTACTAAGATCATGCTGGAAGATTATTCCACAGTTTTAGAGCCGGAGGCTCTTAGGCTTTTGAATGTTATAGCTTCCAATTCTAAATTTATGGGGCAGTTGATAGACGATCTGCTCGCATTCTATCGTGTGTCCAAGCTGGAACCAAAATCGGATTCAATAAATATGAAACATATGGTTTCCGATTCGATAGAGATCATCAATCAGGAATACGGATCCAGAAGTCCGATAGTGGAAATTTCGGAACTTCCTCCGGTAAGAGGGGATGCTTCCATGCTGAAACAGGTTTGGTTGAATCTGATCTCGAATGCATACAAGTATTCTTCCAAATCGCAAAATCCTTTCGTTGAGATAGGTTTCGTAAGCGGAGAAGGGAACCGTACATTCTTTGTAAAAGATAATGGGGTCGGTTTCGACGATCAATATTCCCATAAACTTTTTAAAGTATTCCAAAGATTACATTCCAACGAGGAATTTGCCGGGACCGGGATCGGGCTTGCGATCGTGGATCGGATCGTACAAAGGCATGGCGGAAAAGTTTGGGCGGAAGGAAAAACGGGAAAAGGCGCTACATTTTATTTTACAATACCGAACAAGGAATAG
- a CDS encoding lectin-like protein, with protein MKRKLIMLTVLLISLSSTSLFASRGAVTESPIDIFEKSAEAKSLAVQRQVQVAANLPVHKALFYGTHNSYNSKAYAGPFFSYAFPNQQVSITDQLRLGARFIELDIHYYLSTNFKNDFLLCHAQSNDLGCNVFDRPASKGLEEIRNWISSPQNRNEVLVLYFEDYLDGRQDEFLGIVRSYLDPYLYRYSGSCGDIPNAANMPKLKDMVSSNRRILMMSNGCYDGAWNQYSKRIFFGSNTISPKAFQGYPSCNWSRNVYDNTMTRVFNDSTNYFGVYDGVKESGVFTNDNIAQMLACGISVFGIDQFSPDFAKQGIWSWDNAEPNDYGGAEDCLQIVGSGRWNDNKCSNSYRYACKDGSGNWAITDASGNWANGKSACSARGWNFSSPVTPYENKKLQEAKTAKGVSEVWANLTDQYSEGYWEAGR; from the coding sequence ATGAAGAGAAAATTAATCATGCTTACCGTTTTGTTGATAAGCTTGTCTTCGACTAGTTTATTTGCAAGCAGGGGAGCGGTAACTGAAAGTCCGATCGATATATTCGAAAAGTCTGCGGAAGCAAAATCACTCGCTGTGCAAAGACAAGTGCAAGTAGCGGCAAACCTGCCGGTGCACAAGGCTTTATTTTACGGCACACATAACTCTTATAATAGCAAAGCGTATGCGGGACCTTTCTTTTCTTACGCTTTCCCGAACCAACAAGTCTCTATTACCGACCAGTTGAGATTGGGAGCTAGGTTTATAGAATTAGATATTCATTATTATCTAAGCACAAATTTCAAAAACGATTTCTTGCTTTGCCACGCTCAATCCAACGATCTTGGATGTAACGTATTCGATCGTCCTGCGAGCAAAGGACTCGAAGAGATCCGCAACTGGATTTCTTCTCCTCAAAACAGGAACGAAGTTCTGGTACTTTATTTCGAGGACTATCTGGATGGAAGACAGGATGAGTTCTTAGGAATAGTAAGAAGTTACCTGGATCCTTATCTATACAGATACAGCGGTTCCTGCGGAGACATTCCAAACGCTGCAAATATGCCTAAGCTCAAAGACATGGTTTCTTCTAACAGAAGGATCCTGATGATGAGCAATGGTTGTTACGACGGAGCCTGGAACCAATACTCAAAAAGGATCTTCTTCGGAAGCAATACGATCAGCCCGAAAGCATTCCAAGGTTATCCTAGCTGTAATTGGTCCAGAAACGTATACGATAACACTATGACCCGTGTTTTCAACGATAGCACCAACTACTTCGGCGTCTATGACGGCGTAAAAGAAAGTGGAGTATTCACAAACGATAATATAGCTCAAATGTTGGCTTGCGGTATCAGCGTATTCGGGATCGACCAATTTAGCCCTGATTTCGCAAAGCAAGGAATTTGGTCCTGGGATAATGCGGAGCCTAACGATTATGGTGGAGCGGAAGACTGCTTACAGATCGTAGGAAGCGGACGTTGGAATGATAATAAATGTTCCAACAGCTATCGTTATGCTTGTAAAGACGGAAGCGGCAACTGGGCAATCACAGATGCTTCCGGAAATTGGGCGAATGGAAAGAGCGCATGTTCCGCCAGAGGCTGGAACTTCTCCTCTCCTGTAACTCCATATGAGAATAAAAAACTCCAAGAGGCAAAAACCGCTAAGGGAGTTTCGGAAGTATGGGCAAATCTTACCGACCAATACTCGGAAGGATACTGGGAAGCCGGAAGATAA
- a CDS encoding CsaA family protein produces MESTEYTNLVSEKPFADLDLRVGKVIGFELLLDHGEKAYRLILDFGGNAGVRKSSEPILSLGEEKDFLGKQTLCVMDYPSAHIARMRAQALFLGFVEEEEEFSKSDAISFVQLAC; encoded by the coding sequence ATGGAATCGACTGAATATACAAATTTAGTTTCGGAAAAACCTTTTGCCGATCTAGACTTAAGAGTCGGTAAAGTGATCGGTTTCGAATTGCTTCTCGATCATGGGGAAAAAGCTTATAGATTGATCTTGGATTTCGGCGGGAATGCCGGTGTCCGCAAATCAAGCGAACCTATACTCTCTCTCGGAGAAGAGAAAGATTTCTTGGGCAAACAAACACTTTGTGTGATGGATTATCCTTCTGCTCATATTGCAAGAATGAGAGCACAAGCTTTGTTCTTAGGATTTGTAGAAGAAGAGGAAGAGTTCAGCAAGTCAGACGCGATCAGCTTCGTCCAACTTGCCTGCTGA
- a CDS encoding DUF1801 domain-containing protein — translation MRNMPAKKKSPKKTSSSPKQGIKYEDKSPGQPELVPIFNEIKKLLKPYIKGSIKERGDSKGQYGLISEMEIEVNGKKKPEVYFAGILVQKGYVGFYFMPVYSEPELKKVFQPELLKCLKGKSCFYIKKKDPIILSQIEDSLKIGYDDYKKKGWVK, via the coding sequence ATGCGAAACATGCCTGCTAAGAAGAAGTCCCCAAAAAAGACCAGCTCTTCCCCTAAACAAGGGATCAAATACGAGGACAAATCCCCAGGACAACCGGAACTAGTTCCAATTTTTAATGAGATCAAGAAGTTACTGAAGCCCTATATAAAGGGAAGTATCAAAGAAAGAGGAGATTCAAAAGGCCAATACGGTTTGATCAGCGAGATGGAAATCGAAGTAAACGGCAAAAAGAAGCCGGAAGTTTATTTCGCAGGTATACTCGTTCAAAAAGGATATGTAGGATTTTATTTTATGCCTGTGTATTCAGAGCCCGAATTAAAAAAAGTTTTCCAACCGGAACTTCTGAAATGTTTAAAAGGCAAAAGTTGTTTTTATATAAAGAAGAAGGATCCAATCATTCTTTCTCAAATCGAAGACTCCTTAAAAATAGGATACGACGATTATAAGAAGAAGGGCTGGGTAAAATAA